The stretch of DNA TGACCTGCACACTTCGCGCAGGAGGCGCGGCGGTGCGCAGTTAAGGGGTCAAGCAGAGAGAGTCGTCGGCGCTGGTGCTGTCAGCTCGCCGGACACATGGCGCTGGACATGCGGCAGAGATCGACGTGACGCCGACTCACCAAGGCGATTCCAGTGCGATCCATGACGGAAGCGTGTCACGGGACTTTCGGCCCAGTCCACCACTGTCCGTAATGTGGACACTCTTGTCCCGCTTCGTGAGACACAGTGACGTGGGTCACTAAGCCGCCCATCTCCTCTATCCTGCTGTGCAGGCATACGGGGCGGGGGGAGTTCTCGTGTGGGCGCAGGTATGGGTGTGGCTTTCCGCCGGGCGGTGGCCTGGTCGGCTACGGGCCCCCTTTGGACTTCGAGGACTCGGTGCTCCTGATCAGCGGCTTGGTGTTGGGACCCGCCGCGGCGGTCTACGCTTTCGCCGCGTGGTCGGGTTGGTGGGGGACGGCCGCCGCGGTCGCGATGTGCGGGGCGATCACCGCCGTCGGTGCCGCGGCCTGGTGGCGCGGTATGGCCTTGGACGCCAGGGCCGCGCGGGCTAAGGATCCCATCCGTCACGTGGCCCACCTGATCGTCACCGGGCTCCGGAGCGGTGAACCCTCCCCCGTTTGAGCTTCAGGCCCCCGGCCACGGCCCCGGGGCAGCTACATCCGGCTCCTGCTCCACCTTCGTGTCGAACAGCTTGAAGCCGCGCCGCAGGTAGTTGTCCATCGCGTGCTCGCCGTCCTTGGAGCAGGTGTGCAGCCACACCCGCTTGGTCGGGGTGAGGTCCGGCCAGCGCTCTGCGAGGTCCCAGGCGCGGCGGACGCCCTGCGAGAGCAGATGTCCGCCGATCCGGCGGCCCCGGAAGGCGGGGATGAGGCCGAAGTACACGATCTCGACGACTCCGCCCTCCTGCGCCGCCAGTTCGACGTAACCGGCCGGCGTCCCCTTCTCGTACGCCACCCACGTCTCGACGCCCGGCTTCCCGAGCTCCTCCTGCCACTGGGCGTAGGAGAGGGAGAGGCGGTCCGTCCAGTGGATGTCGCCGCCGACGGAGGCGTAGAGGAAGCGGCTGAACTCGGGGGAGGGGATCTCGGCCCTGACGATCCGCAAGTCGTCGCCCTCGGGTGCGGCGGCCGGCAGCAGATCGGTGGGAGCGGTCTGCTCCAGGGACCAGGTGGTGACAGTGAGGCTCATACGGGTCAGCGAATCATGGGCCGCGCACCCTGGCCAAAGGGGTCCGGGATGCGGGAAGATCCCGCAGCGCTCTGCCACCCCCCGCATTCTTCGAGCTGGAGGATGTCTCATGGCCCGCCGCACACCCCGCGGTCTGCTCGCCGCGGCCACCATCACCGTGGCCCTCGCGACGCTTGCCGCACCCGCTTCGGCCTCCGCCGACCCGCAGGCCCGCGTCTTCATGGTCAACCCCGTCCAGTCGTCGGGGGACCAGACCCTCGCCGACGCCAAGGATTCCGCCACCTCGGTCCCCGCGTCCGCCTACGCCACCGCCACCCTGCGCAATCTCGACTCCAGCGGTGGGCTCTCCGGCAAGTGGGCGTACATCAGATCCGACACCGGCGCCTCCGCCAAGGTCGCGGACGCGGGCGGATACGCCCGCGACGACGACCAGTTCGAGCAGGTCATGGCGTACTTCTGGGTCAACGAGGCGCAGGAGTACCTGCAGAGCCTCGGCTTCGGGACCGAACTGCCGGGGGCGAATGACCGGGCACAGCCCGTTCGCATCAATCAATGGGGCGCGGACAACTCGTTCTTCACCGACAAGAAGGCCGAGATCCGGTTCGGCAAGGGGGGCGTCGACGACGCCGAGGATGCCGAGGTCGTCGTCCACGAGTACGGGCACGCGGTGCACCACGCCCAGGTGCCCGGCTTCGGCACTTCGCTGGAGGCGGGCTCGATCGGTGAGGCCTGGGGCGACTACCTGGCGGTGTCGGTCGGCGCGTACGCGGACGCCAAGTACGGCTGGCCCGCCAAGACCGACCTCGCCTGCGTCGCCGACTGGGACGCCGTCTCGTACTCGGACGCCCCGCACTGTCTGCGCCGGGTCGACAGTGACAAGACGTACGCCGACAAGGTGGGGCAGGTGCACGCGGACGGCGAGATCTGGTCCCGTGCGCTCTTCGACATCCGTGGCTCGCTCGGTGCCCGCACCGCCGACCGGATCATCGTCAACGCCC from Streptomyces sp. BA2 encodes:
- a CDS encoding putative leader peptide — protein: MDRTGIALVSRRHVDLCRMSSAMCPAS
- a CDS encoding GNAT family N-acetyltransferase; protein product: MSLTVTTWSLEQTAPTDLLPAAAPEGDDLRIVRAEIPSPEFSRFLYASVGGDIHWTDRLSLSYAQWQEELGKPGVETWVAYEKGTPAGYVELAAQEGGVVEIVYFGLIPAFRGRRIGGHLLSQGVRRAWDLAERWPDLTPTKRVWLHTCSKDGEHAMDNYLRRGFKLFDTKVEQEPDVAAPGPWPGA
- a CDS encoding M4 family metallopeptidase, whose protein sequence is MARRTPRGLLAAATITVALATLAAPASASADPQARVFMVNPVQSSGDQTLADAKDSATSVPASAYATATLRNLDSSGGLSGKWAYIRSDTGASAKVADAGGYARDDDQFEQVMAYFWVNEAQEYLQSLGFGTELPGANDRAQPVRINQWGADNSFFTDKKAEIRFGKGGVDDAEDAEVVVHEYGHAVHHAQVPGFGTSLEAGSIGEAWGDYLAVSVGAYADAKYGWPAKTDLACVADWDAVSYSDAPHCLRRVDSDKTYADKVGQVHADGEIWSRALFDIRGSLGARTADRIIVNAQFGFAPDTSFEDAALTTIATAQKMYGKSAADAVRKAFEAREIPGV